A segment of the Streptomyces sp. NBC_00376 genome:
ACCAACTTGCCTGCGTCCATGAAGGAGCGGGCCTGCTTGCCAAGGTCGGTGCCCTGGCTGATGTTGGCGCGGAAGAGATCGCCCGTGGAGATCTGCGGAATCGACAGGTTCTTGGCAAGGTACGCAGCCTGCGTTCCCTTGCCGGCACCGGGCGGCCCGACGAGGACGATTCGCATCAGCGGAGGAACCCTTCGTAATTGCGCTGCTGGAGCTGGCTCTCGATCTGCTTCACGGTCTCCAGCCCCACACCCACGATGATCAGGATGCTCGTCCCGCCGAACGGGAAGTTGGCGTTCGCACCACCGAAGCCTGCCAACGCCATCGTCGGCACAAGAGCGATCAGACCCAAGTACAGCGAGCCCGGCCAAGTGATCCTGTTGAGCACGTAGCTCAGGTACTCGGCAGTAGGTCGACCAGCCCGGATACCCGGGATGAACCCACCATACTTCTTCATGTTGTCGGCGACTTCCTCGGGGTTGAACGAGATCGCCACATAGAAGAAGGCGAAGAAAACGATCAACAGGAAGTACGCCGTGATGTAGTACGGGTGGTCGCCCTTGACGAAGTTGTCCTTGATCCATGTCGCCCAGCCCGCAGTGGAGTTGGAGAACTGGACGATCAGGGCAGGGATGTAGAGCAGCGAAGAAGCGAAGATGACGGGAATCACACCCGCCTGATTGACCTTCAGCGGGATGTACGTCGACGTACCGCCGTACGACCTGCGGCCGATCATGCGCTTCGCGTACTGCACCGGGATACGGCGCTGGGCCTGCTCGACGAAGACGACGAGGCCCACCATCACGAAGCCGATCAGGATGACGGTGCCGAACTCGATCCAGCCGTCGGCCAGCTTGCCGCTGGTCTTGATGGCCCACAGGGCACCGGGGAAGCTGGCGGCGATCGAGATGAACATCAGGATCGACATGCCGTTGCCGATGCCGCGGTCGGTGATGAGCTCACCGAGCCACATGACGGCCGCGGTGCCCGCGGTCATCGTGATGACCATCACGATGGTCGTGAAGATCGACTGGTTCGGGACGATCTGGTCGGCGACCGGGCAGCCGCTGAAGAGGGCGCCGCTGGTGGCGGTGGCCACCAGGCCGGTGCCCTGGAGGATGGCGAGCGCGACGGTCAGATAACGCGTGTACTGCGTGATCTTCGCCTGACCGGACTGCCCCTCCTTCTTGAGCGCCTCGAGTCGGGGAATGACCACGGTCAGCAGCTGAAGAATGATGCTGGCCGTGATGTACGGCATGATGCCGAGCGCGAAGATCGTGATCTGCAGCAGTGCACCACCGCTGAACATGTTCACCAGGCCGAAGAGGCTGTTGTTGCCCTTGCTGGCCTGATCAACACAGGTCTGGACGTTCTCGTAGCTCACTCCCGGTACCGGGATGTGTGCCCCGAGCCGGTAGAGCACGATGATGCCGAGCGTGAAGAGCAGCTTCTTGCGCAGGTCGGGCGTCTTGAACGCCCGGGCGAACGCGGTGAGCACGGTGCCTCCTGCGACCCCCGCGCAAAGCGTAGAGGTGACGGTCTTGAGGATCGACGAATACGTAAAAGTCAAAGTCCCCGGGGCGGGTGCCCAGAGGGATACCACACAACAACGCACGCCACCTTACCGGCGACCATGCCCCCCTAGGAACGACCAACCGGGGATGCCCCAAATAAGAGGCATCCCCGGTCGGATGTTCAGGCCATCGAGTTGTCTCAGACGAGCTCGGTGACGGTGCCGCCGGCGGCGGCAATCTTCTCCTTGGCGGAGCCGGAGACGGCGTCAACCGAAACCTGCAGCGCCACGGAGATCTCGCCCTGTCCGAGGACCTTGACGAGGTGGTTGTTGCGCACCGCACCCTTGGCGACCAGGTCGGCCACGGTGACCTCTCCACCCTCGGGGTAGAGCGTCGCGAGCTTGTCCAGGTTCACGACCTGGTACTCGGTGCGGAACGGGTTCTTGAAGCCCTTGAGCTTCGGGAGACGCATGTGGAGGGGCATCTGCCCACCCTCGAAGCGCTCCGGAACCTGGTAACGGGCCTTGGTGCCCTTGGTGCCACGACCGGCGGTCTTACCCTTGGACGCCTCACCACGACCCACACGGGTCTTGGCGGTCTTGGCGCCCGGGGCGGGCCGGAGGTCATGGGCCTTCAGCGGCTTGTTCTCCGCCATGTCAGTCGACCTCCTCAACCGTCACGAGGTGGCGCACGGTGTGAGCCATGCCGCGGAACTCGGGACGGTCCTCCTTGACGACCACGTCGTTCAGGCGCTTGAGCCCGAGCGAACGCAGGGTGTCACGGTGGTTCTGCTTGCTGCCGATGTACGACTTCGTCTGCGTGATCTTGAGGCGAGCCATTACGCACCCGCTCCCGCACGCGCACGAAGCAGAGCCGCGGGGGCGACGTCCTCGAGCGGCAGACCGCGGCGGGCCGCGATCTCCTCGGGACGCTGCAGGCCCTTGAGGGCCTCCACGGTCGCGTGCACGATGTTGATCGCGTTGTCGGAGCCGAGCGACTTCGACAGGATGTCGTGAACGCCGGCGCACTCCAGAACGGCGCGCACCGGGCCACCGGCGATAACACCGGTACCGGGGGAAGCAGGCTTCAGCAGGACGACGCCCGCAGCCTTCTCGCCCTGGATCGGGTGAGGAATGGTGCCCTGGATGCGCGGAACCTTGAAGAAGTTCTTCTTGGCTTCCTCGACACCCTTGGCGATGGCCGCGGGAACTTCCTTGGCCTTGCCGTAACCGACACCGACGGTGCCGTCACCATCGCCCACCACGACCAGCGCGGTGAAGCTGAAGCGACGACCACCCTTCACAACCTTGGCGACGCGGTTGATCGCGACAACGCGCTCAACGTACGCGGTCTTCTCGGCGGCAGCTGCGCCGCCGTCACGGCCCTTCCGGTCCCGCCGCTCGCCGCCACCGGCACCGCTTCCGCGGCGCTGGGGTCCAGCCATTGGATTTACCTCTCTCTGTTACGTCCGCTGTGCGTAGGAACCGGGCTCAGAACTTCAGACCGGCTTCACGGGCGGCGTCAGCCAGAGCGGCAATCCGCCCGGCGTACTGGTTACCACCGCGGTCAAACACGACGGCCTCGACGCCTGCGGCCTTGGCGCGCTCAGCGACCAGGGCGCCGACCTGCTTGGCCTGGGTGCTCTTGTCGCCCTCGCCACCACGGATGGAAGCGTCCAGGGTCGACGCCGACGCGAGCGTGTGGCCCGCGATGTCGTCGATGACCTGAGCCACCATGTGGCGGTTGGACCGCGTCACGACCAAGCGCGGACGCTCCG
Coding sequences within it:
- the secY gene encoding preprotein translocase subunit SecY, whose protein sequence is MLTAFARAFKTPDLRKKLLFTLGIIVLYRLGAHIPVPGVSYENVQTCVDQASKGNNSLFGLVNMFSGGALLQITIFALGIMPYITASIILQLLTVVIPRLEALKKEGQSGQAKITQYTRYLTVALAILQGTGLVATATSGALFSGCPVADQIVPNQSIFTTIVMVITMTAGTAAVMWLGELITDRGIGNGMSILMFISIAASFPGALWAIKTSGKLADGWIEFGTVILIGFVMVGLVVFVEQAQRRIPVQYAKRMIGRRSYGGTSTYIPLKVNQAGVIPVIFASSLLYIPALIVQFSNSTAGWATWIKDNFVKGDHPYYITAYFLLIVFFAFFYVAISFNPEEVADNMKKYGGFIPGIRAGRPTAEYLSYVLNRITWPGSLYLGLIALVPTMALAGFGGANANFPFGGTSILIIVGVGLETVKQIESQLQQRNYEGFLR
- the rpsE gene encoding 30S ribosomal protein S5, with translation MAGPQRRGSGAGGGERRDRKGRDGGAAAAEKTAYVERVVAINRVAKVVKGGRRFSFTALVVVGDGDGTVGVGYGKAKEVPAAIAKGVEEAKKNFFKVPRIQGTIPHPIQGEKAAGVVLLKPASPGTGVIAGGPVRAVLECAGVHDILSKSLGSDNAINIVHATVEALKGLQRPEEIAARRGLPLEDVAPAALLRARAGAGA
- the rpmD gene encoding 50S ribosomal protein L30, which produces MARLKITQTKSYIGSKQNHRDTLRSLGLKRLNDVVVKEDRPEFRGMAHTVRHLVTVEEVD
- the rplO gene encoding 50S ribosomal protein L15; the protein is MAENKPLKAHDLRPAPGAKTAKTRVGRGEASKGKTAGRGTKGTKARYQVPERFEGGQMPLHMRLPKLKGFKNPFRTEYQVVNLDKLATLYPEGGEVTVADLVAKGAVRNNHLVKVLGQGEISVALQVSVDAVSGSAKEKIAAAGGTVTELV
- the rplR gene encoding 50S ribosomal protein L18; the encoded protein is MAYGVKIAKGDAYKRAALKRRHIRVRKHISGSPERPRLVVTRSNRHMVAQVIDDIAGHTLASASTLDASIRGGEGDKSTQAKQVGALVAERAKAAGVEAVVFDRGGNQYAGRIAALADAAREAGLKF